In one Halorubrum sp. CBA1229 genomic region, the following are encoded:
- a CDS encoding 4a-hydroxytetrahydrobiopterin dehydratase, protein MTPSLADEPVEHAEEGAEPLTDDEYAEYLAELGDAWEVVDDHHLEASYEFDDFATALAFTNDVGELAEEEWHHPDLHLSWGEVGVEMWSHDIDGLHESDFVMAARMDRIYDEYGDD, encoded by the coding sequence ATGACACCGTCACTCGCGGATGAGCCGGTCGAACACGCGGAAGAGGGGGCCGAGCCGCTGACCGACGACGAGTACGCCGAGTACCTCGCCGAGCTCGGGGACGCGTGGGAGGTCGTCGACGACCACCACCTGGAGGCGTCCTACGAGTTCGACGACTTCGCGACAGCGCTGGCGTTCACCAACGACGTCGGCGAGCTCGCCGAGGAGGAGTGGCACCACCCGGACCTGCACCTGTCGTGGGGCGAGGTCGGCGTCGAGATGTGGAGCCACGACATCGACGGGCTCCACGAGTCCGACTTCGTGATGGCCGCGCGCATGGACCGGATCTACGACGAGTACGGGGACGACTGA